A region of Streptomyces deccanensis DNA encodes the following proteins:
- the mmpA gene encoding morphogenic membrane protein MmpA, whose protein sequence is MTTHRAPKPAASPTQSVERAVTTGLLLALLAGLAWIAGMVYTLTGWAQ, encoded by the coding sequence ATGACGACGCACCGAGCCCCGAAGCCCGCCGCCAGCCCCACCCAGTCCGTCGAGCGGGCCGTGACGACCGGCCTGCTCCTCGCCCTGCTCGCCGGACTGGCCTGGATCGCCGGGATGGTCTACACGCTGACCGGGTGGGCGCAGTAG
- a CDS encoding saccharopine dehydrogenase family protein gives MSNGQDRAERPYDIVLYGATGFVGELTAEYLAAHAPDGLRWAIAGRNAEKLAALRERLPGGAGIGVLRADGSDPDAVRELARQARVVATTVGPYITHGAELVAACADEGTDYLDLTGEPEFVDLTFVRHDARARETGARIVHAAGFDSIPHDLGAYFTVRQLPEDVPITVDGFVRAEGMFSGGTFNSALTGFSRGRQTMAAAQDRKRHEPRLVGRRAYAPVSAPRFAKEVGAWALPLPTIDAQVVQRSARALPRYGPDFRYRHYAAVKTLPFAVGGVAFVGAVVAAAQVPPVRRWLGDRLKPGEGPSEEKRAKSWFSVRFVGEGGGRRVFTEVAGGDPGYGETAKMFAESALCLAFDDLPATTGQVTTAVAMGDALIERLRAAGITFRVAATR, from the coding sequence ATGAGCAACGGGCAGGACAGGGCGGAGCGGCCGTACGACATCGTGCTCTACGGGGCCACGGGGTTCGTCGGGGAGCTCACCGCGGAGTATCTCGCCGCGCACGCCCCCGACGGACTGCGCTGGGCGATCGCCGGGCGCAACGCGGAGAAGCTCGCCGCGCTGCGCGAGCGGCTGCCCGGCGGCGCGGGGATCGGTGTGCTCCGGGCGGACGGGTCCGATCCGGACGCCGTGCGCGAACTCGCCCGCCAGGCGCGGGTGGTGGCCACGACCGTCGGCCCGTACATCACCCACGGCGCGGAGTTGGTGGCGGCCTGCGCGGACGAGGGCACCGACTACCTGGATCTCACCGGTGAACCCGAGTTCGTCGATCTGACGTTCGTCCGGCACGACGCCCGCGCCCGGGAGACCGGCGCCCGCATCGTGCACGCGGCCGGCTTCGACTCGATACCGCACGACCTGGGCGCGTACTTCACGGTGCGGCAGCTCCCGGAGGACGTGCCGATCACGGTGGACGGTTTCGTGCGCGCCGAGGGCATGTTCTCGGGCGGCACGTTCAACTCCGCGCTCACCGGGTTCTCCCGCGGCCGGCAGACGATGGCCGCCGCGCAGGACCGCAAGCGGCACGAACCGCGCCTCGTGGGGCGCCGGGCGTACGCGCCGGTGAGCGCGCCCCGCTTCGCCAAGGAGGTCGGGGCCTGGGCGCTGCCGCTGCCGACCATCGACGCGCAGGTGGTGCAGCGCTCGGCGCGCGCCCTGCCCCGCTACGGGCCGGACTTCCGCTACCGCCACTACGCCGCCGTGAAGACCCTCCCGTTCGCGGTGGGCGGGGTCGCGTTCGTCGGCGCGGTCGTCGCCGCCGCCCAGGTCCCGCCCGTACGGCGCTGGCTGGGCGACCGGCTCAAGCCGGGTGAGGGGCCGAGCGAGGAGAAGCGGGCGAAGAGCTGGTTCTCGGTGCGGTTCGTCGGCGAGGGCGGCGGGCGCCGGGTCTTCACGGAGGTCGCGGGCGGCGACCCCGGCTACGGCGAGACGGCGAAGATGTTCGCCGAGTCCGCCCTGTGCCTGGCCTTCGACGACCTCCCGGCCACGACGGGGCAGGTCACGACGGCGGTGGCGATGGGCGACGCGCTGATCGAGCGGCTGCGCGCGGCGGGGATCACGTTCCGGGTGGCGGCGACCCGCTGA
- a CDS encoding MmcQ/YjbR family DNA-binding protein, whose protein sequence is MTVPKNALKKWEKVREFALGMPGAVEEFPWGESVAKVNKKVFVFLGTDDGGYPLGVTVKLKDDETHAHALSCPGAEPAGYGLGRSGWVRVPLEEKGAPGAELLCDWVEESYRVIAPKRLIAELEAR, encoded by the coding sequence GTGACGGTACCGAAGAACGCCCTGAAAAAATGGGAGAAGGTGCGCGAGTTCGCCCTCGGGATGCCCGGCGCGGTCGAGGAGTTCCCGTGGGGCGAGAGCGTCGCGAAGGTCAACAAGAAGGTGTTCGTGTTCCTCGGGACGGACGACGGCGGCTATCCGTTGGGTGTCACCGTGAAGCTCAAGGACGACGAGACGCACGCCCACGCCCTGAGCTGCCCCGGCGCCGAACCCGCGGGGTACGGCCTGGGCAGGTCCGGCTGGGTGCGGGTGCCGCTGGAGGAGAAGGGCGCCCCGGGCGCGGAGCTGCTCTGCGACTGGGTGGAGGAGAGCTACCGCGTGATCGCCCCGAAGCGGCTGATAGCGGAGCTGGAGGCCCGCTGA